A window of Burkholderiaceae bacterium DAT-1 genomic DNA:
CCGGCAATCCACAAGCCTTCCGTGGCATGCTCGAAGCCATGAATCACGGTGGCAAGATTGCGCTGCTGGGTATTCCGCCTGGCGATACCTCGATTGACTGGAATCAGGTGATCTTCAAAGGCCTGATTATCAAGGGTATCTATGGTCGTGAGATGTTCGAAACCTGGTACAAGATGGCCGCGATGCTGCAGTCTGGTCTTGATTTGAGTCCGATGATTACGCATCGTTTCCCGGTGGATGAATTTGAGGCCGGTTTTGCAGCGATGCTGTCAGGGCAGTCAGGCAAGGTCATATTAGACTGGTCCTGATAATCCAAGGCTGTGTTTGAAAACTAAGAAGAGTGCACGTGTGTGCGCTCTTTTTTCATCTGATTACGTATACCTCAGCATTTCGCGGTGCTGGCGCAGTGCCATGACTGGGCCATGCAACGCAACACTCTAGAAGCTACCAGAAGTGCGCATAATTTACATTATGTAAGTAGATGTTCATTCATCAATCAAACCCCTATCCCTGATGACGTCTGTTTAACTAAAACTGTACGCATTTTTAAACTAATTTTGTACTTCCTAAAGAAATATTGTGCGTAGCATCTACGGCAAAATTCTAACTAGCGCTTTGAGTTTCTTCTGTGTGCAACGTTAGGCTTTCGTTCTTTCGCACCAATATGTGCGTATCCTAAGGTCACTTGTAGGCTTTCAGCAAGGACTCGGGCATTATTTTCAGGTTACCCCTCGCCGGGGGCATGGCTTCTTATTGCGCGTCTCAGTGTTGATGCATTGGAAACCCCACTGTACCAAGCCTTCACATTGCTGGGATTCAGGACAATACATACATCTTGGTATCGTTCGACACCCTTTGATGCGCCCCAGTTTTGAGAAAAGCAGCCGTACTTAGGGTTCCCGTACTTTACCTGCAGGATTTGGCGGTTTCTCTGTGTGGCCGCCAATCAGTCCATAGATTCTTGCTCAGTAATCTTTAGCAGTGTCTCCTGGATGCTGATCACACCTTGAAGTCGATGTTTTTCAGCCTCGCTGTCTCGAAGTTGAGTTTTAAGTGACTCGATTGTGTTCTTGTCTTCTTTCCGAGCTAGTTCAAGCCGCTGCACCTCACCGGTTAATGCAATGGTGGAGGCTTCTATTTCCAGCAGCCGCTTGTTAAGGTTTTCGTGGGCCTTTTGCAACTGCTGCCGATCCGCATCAATCCGGCGCTGCCCTTTTTTCTCTGCCGCCAATTCGGCGTTGATTCGCGCTAAATCTTGATAAGCTTGTGTGAGTTCGTTTTGCTTACTCAGCAAGTTCTGGCTTATCGCACGGTTTTCGGATTGCAATTGTTGAAGTAGGCCTTCATGGCGGCGTTGCTCGATGTCACGCTGTTCCTTGATCGATTGGCGATAGTGTTCAAGCGCTTCTCGTGCGTGCTTGTGCTTTTCTTCTAGCGAGATCTTGTGAGCTTCGTTATCTCTCAGCCGCTCGTTCAAATCTAGTACTTGCTGCGTGGT
This region includes:
- a CDS encoding DNA-binding protein is translated as MARAGIYKSEVSQARNALISRGINPSIDAVRIELGNTGSKSTIHRYLQELEEEEGSGSPGCVAVSEVLSDLVERLAARLKEEANEKIVEVKAQHVAQMDALNAKLAQQQAENSTLKERLAQCETQLEAEQAAHETTAHALYEKERLLDRTTQQVLDLNERLRDNEAHKISLEEKHKHAREALEHYRQSIKEQRDIEQRRHEGLLQQLQSENRAISQNLLSKQNELTQAYQDLARINAELAAEKKGQRRIDADRQQLQKAHENLNKRLLEIEASTIALTGEVQRLELARKEDKNTIESLKTQLRDSEAEKHRLQGVISIQETLLKITEQESMD